A window of the Microbacterium sp. LWH13-1.2 genome harbors these coding sequences:
- a CDS encoding CoA-acylating methylmalonate-semialdehyde dehydrogenase: MDIVRHLINGADTADAARTGQVFDPATGQVSKQVAFASTAEVDQAIAAAASALPAWRETSLIKRADVFFRLRQLLKERTPELAAIVTSEHGKVLSDAAGEVSRGIENVEFAAGLVHLLKGERSEQVSRGVDVHSVKQPVGVVAAITPFNFPVMVPLWMVASAIACGNTVVLKPSEKDPSASVWLAKLFQEAGLPDGVLNVVHGDKEAVDALLESPRVNAISFVGSTPIARSIYQRASTAGKRVQALGGAKNHMVVMPDADIDAAADAAVSAAYGSAGERCMAVSVLVAVGDIADDLVAAIASRIEGLTIGAGTDAASEMGPLITREHRDRVASYVTGAAAEGATVVVDGTTKEFDSEGFFIGVSLIDQVAPGMKVYDDEIFGPVLSVVRVETYAEAVELVNANAYGNGTAIFTRDGGTARQYEFDIEVGMVGVNVPIPVPIGAYSFGGWKDSLFGDSHIYGPESVHFYTRSKVVTTRWPDHTPSQIDLGFPSNH, translated from the coding sequence CAGGTCTCGAAGCAGGTCGCCTTCGCGTCCACCGCCGAGGTCGACCAGGCGATCGCCGCCGCGGCATCCGCTCTGCCCGCATGGCGCGAGACGAGCCTCATCAAGCGCGCCGACGTGTTCTTCCGCCTGCGTCAGCTGCTCAAGGAGCGCACGCCCGAGCTCGCGGCGATCGTCACCTCGGAGCACGGCAAGGTGCTCTCGGATGCCGCGGGCGAGGTGTCGCGCGGCATCGAGAACGTCGAGTTCGCCGCCGGTCTCGTGCACCTGCTGAAGGGCGAGCGCAGCGAGCAGGTCTCGCGTGGGGTCGACGTGCACTCGGTCAAGCAGCCCGTCGGCGTCGTCGCCGCTATCACCCCGTTCAACTTCCCGGTCATGGTGCCGCTGTGGATGGTCGCCTCGGCCATCGCCTGCGGCAACACGGTGGTGCTCAAGCCCAGCGAGAAGGACCCGTCGGCGTCGGTCTGGCTCGCCAAGCTCTTCCAGGAGGCGGGTCTTCCCGACGGCGTGCTCAACGTCGTGCACGGCGACAAGGAGGCCGTCGACGCCCTGCTCGAGTCGCCGCGCGTGAACGCGATCAGCTTCGTCGGCTCGACGCCGATCGCCCGGTCGATCTACCAGCGCGCGTCGACCGCGGGCAAGCGCGTCCAGGCGCTCGGCGGAGCGAAGAACCACATGGTCGTCATGCCGGATGCCGACATCGACGCCGCTGCCGACGCCGCAGTGTCGGCCGCCTACGGCTCGGCCGGAGAGCGCTGCATGGCCGTCTCGGTGCTGGTCGCTGTCGGCGACATCGCCGACGACCTGGTCGCCGCGATCGCCTCGCGCATCGAGGGCCTCACGATCGGCGCGGGCACGGATGCCGCGAGCGAGATGGGTCCGCTCATCACCCGCGAGCACCGCGACCGCGTCGCATCGTACGTCACCGGAGCCGCCGCAGAGGGCGCGACGGTCGTGGTCGACGGCACCACGAAGGAGTTCGACTCCGAGGGCTTCTTCATCGGGGTCAGCCTGATCGACCAGGTCGCTCCCGGCATGAAGGTGTACGACGACGAGATCTTCGGCCCGGTGCTCTCGGTGGTTCGCGTCGAGACCTACGCCGAGGCCGTCGAGCTCGTCAACGCGAACGCGTACGGCAACGGCACCGCGATCTTCACGCGGGACGGCGGCACCGCCCGCCAGTACGAGTTCGACATCGAGGTCGGCATGGTCGGCGTCAACGTGCCTATCCCCGTGCCGATCGGCGCCTACTCTTTCGGCGGCTGGAAGGACTCGCTGTTCGGCGACTCGCACATCTACGGCCCCGAGTCGGTGCACTTCTACACTCGGTCGAAGGTGGTCACCACCCGCTGGCCCGACCACACGCCCTCGCAGATCGACCTGGGCTTCCCGAGCAACCACTGA
- a CDS encoding aspartate aminotransferase family protein, which yields MTNYTDRHGASHPLPAPEAEAQVRADDRGHVFHSWSAQGLIDPLPVAAGEGSTFWDYAGNAYLDFSSQLVNLNLGHQHPDLVAAIQQQAGRLSTIQPAMANDVRGELARLIVEVAPEGFEKVFFTNGGAEANEYAVRMARQSTGRHKVLSMYRSYHGSTSTAISLTGDPRRWANGTPDSGAVRFFGPYLYRSPFHAETPEQESERALAHLEQTIQLEGPQTIAAIIIETVVGTNGVLVPPPGYLQGVRELCDRYGIVYIADEVMVGFGRLGEWFGIDAYGGRPDLITFAKGVNSGYVPLGGVVISERIAKAFDTTPFAGGLTYSGHPLACAAGVATFEVFRRDGILERVRDLGERIVEPTLRRWVDTHPSVGEVRGRGLFWAVELVRDKETREPLVPFNASGADAAPVAAFAAAAKKAGVWPFTHFNRMHVAPPLVISEDDLVRGLAVLDGALAVADEAAAS from the coding sequence ATGACGAACTACACCGACCGGCATGGCGCATCCCACCCGCTGCCTGCCCCCGAGGCCGAGGCGCAGGTGCGTGCAGACGACCGCGGCCACGTCTTCCACTCGTGGAGCGCGCAGGGCCTGATCGATCCGCTTCCCGTCGCCGCGGGTGAGGGCTCGACGTTCTGGGACTACGCCGGCAACGCCTACCTCGACTTCTCGAGCCAGCTGGTCAACCTGAACCTCGGGCACCAGCATCCCGATCTCGTGGCGGCGATCCAGCAGCAGGCCGGACGCCTCTCGACGATCCAGCCGGCGATGGCCAACGACGTGCGGGGCGAGCTCGCCCGGCTCATCGTCGAGGTCGCACCCGAGGGGTTCGAGAAGGTCTTCTTCACGAACGGCGGCGCCGAGGCCAACGAGTACGCGGTGCGGATGGCGCGTCAGTCGACAGGTCGCCACAAGGTGCTCTCGATGTACCGGAGCTACCACGGGTCGACCTCGACCGCGATCTCGCTGACGGGCGACCCGCGCCGGTGGGCGAACGGCACTCCCGACTCGGGCGCCGTGCGGTTCTTCGGACCCTACCTGTATCGCTCGCCGTTCCACGCCGAGACGCCGGAGCAGGAGTCCGAGCGCGCGCTCGCCCATCTCGAGCAGACGATCCAGCTCGAGGGCCCGCAGACCATCGCCGCGATCATCATCGAGACCGTGGTCGGAACCAACGGCGTGCTCGTGCCCCCGCCCGGCTACCTGCAGGGCGTGCGCGAACTGTGCGACCGCTACGGCATCGTCTACATCGCCGACGAGGTCATGGTCGGCTTCGGCCGGCTCGGCGAGTGGTTCGGCATCGACGCGTACGGAGGCCGCCCCGACCTCATCACCTTCGCGAAGGGTGTGAACTCGGGCTACGTGCCACTCGGCGGCGTCGTGATCTCGGAGCGCATCGCGAAGGCGTTCGACACCACGCCCTTCGCCGGCGGCCTGACGTACTCGGGCCACCCGCTCGCGTGCGCCGCGGGCGTCGCGACGTTCGAGGTGTTCCGCCGAGACGGCATCCTCGAGCGCGTGCGCGACCTCGGCGAGCGCATCGTCGAGCCGACGCTGCGCCGCTGGGTCGACACCCACCCGAGCGTCGGCGAGGTGCGCGGACGCGGCCTGTTCTGGGCCGTCGAGCTCGTGCGCGACAAAGAGACGCGCGAGCCGCTCGTGCCGTTCAACGCGAGCGGAGCGGATGCTGCGCCGGTCGCCGCCTTCGCCGCCGCCGCGAAGAAGGCCGGCGTCTGGCCGTTCACGCACTTCAATCGCATGCACGTGGCGCCGCCGCTCGTGATCAGCGAAGACGACCTGGTGCGCGGCCTCGCCGTGCTCGACGGCGCGCTGGCCGTGGCCGACGAGGCCGCCGCGAGCTGA
- a CDS encoding GntR family transcriptional regulator, with protein sequence MSEHTADGDLVEVRRAVYRPLRRGNALEDTVARLVQTIRLGVVAPGESLPPERELAASFEVSRDTVREAIRELADAGYLIARRGRYGGTFVADPLPQPAESVGVTVAELDDVLGLRRVLETGAARAAASRSLDAAIRADLWARHEAALPAGPDEYRRLDTLFHLAIAEAAGIPSLVALAAENRADVNAWLDTFPLMPRNIQHSGEQHERIVTAILAGRPEAAEDAMRDHLAGSEALLRGFLV encoded by the coding sequence ATGAGCGAGCACACCGCGGACGGCGACCTGGTGGAGGTCCGTCGCGCGGTCTATCGGCCGCTGCGACGGGGCAACGCCCTGGAGGACACGGTGGCGCGACTGGTGCAGACGATCCGTCTCGGCGTGGTCGCTCCGGGGGAGTCGCTGCCCCCGGAGCGCGAGCTCGCCGCCTCGTTCGAGGTGAGCCGCGACACCGTACGCGAGGCGATCCGCGAGCTCGCCGACGCCGGCTACCTGATCGCGCGGCGCGGCCGCTACGGCGGCACGTTCGTCGCGGATCCGCTGCCGCAGCCCGCGGAGTCCGTCGGGGTGACCGTGGCGGAGCTGGATGACGTGCTCGGGCTGCGCCGTGTGCTCGAGACCGGTGCCGCACGGGCTGCCGCGAGCCGTTCGCTGGACGCGGCGATCAGGGCGGATCTGTGGGCGCGCCACGAAGCCGCGCTCCCGGCCGGACCCGACGAGTACCGCCGCCTGGACACCCTGTTCCATCTCGCGATCGCCGAGGCCGCCGGCATCCCCTCGCTGGTCGCGCTCGCGGCGGAGAACCGAGCCGATGTGAACGCCTGGCTCGACACGTTCCCCCTCATGCCGCGCAACATCCAGCACTCCGGCGAGCAGCACGAGCGCATCGTCACCGCGATCCTCGCCGGCCGCCCCGAGGCCGCCGAGGACGCGATGCGCGATCATCTCGCCGGCTCTGAGGCACTGCTCCGCGGCTTCCTGGTCTGA
- a CDS encoding 3-oxoacyl-ACP reductase has product MTIDLTQRLKDRVAIITGGASGIGFATAQRFAAEGAFVVIADVDPATGEKAAAEVGGAFRPVDVADETKVNALFDGVAAEFGRIDIAFNNAGISPADDDSIETTELPAWDRVQDVNLKSVYLCSRAALRHMVPAGRGSIINTASFVALLGSATSQISYTASKGGVLAMSRELGVQFARQGVRVNALCPGPVNTPLLQELFAKDPERAQRRLVHVPMGRFAEPSELAAAVAFLASDDSSFITASAFVVDGGITNAYVTPL; this is encoded by the coding sequence ATGACCATCGATCTGACCCAGCGCCTCAAGGACCGCGTCGCCATCATCACCGGAGGCGCGAGCGGAATCGGGTTCGCCACGGCCCAGCGCTTCGCCGCAGAAGGCGCGTTCGTCGTCATCGCCGACGTCGATCCCGCCACGGGCGAGAAAGCGGCAGCCGAGGTCGGCGGAGCCTTCCGTCCCGTCGACGTCGCCGACGAGACGAAGGTCAACGCGCTCTTCGACGGCGTCGCCGCGGAGTTCGGCCGCATCGACATCGCCTTCAACAATGCGGGCATCTCACCGGCGGACGACGACTCGATCGAGACGACCGAGCTGCCGGCCTGGGATCGCGTGCAGGACGTCAACCTCAAGAGCGTGTACCTCTGCAGCCGAGCAGCGCTTCGTCACATGGTGCCGGCGGGCCGAGGATCGATCATCAACACCGCATCCTTCGTCGCCCTGCTGGGGTCTGCGACCTCGCAGATCAGCTACACCGCGTCGAAGGGGGGAGTGCTCGCGATGTCCCGCGAGCTCGGTGTGCAGTTCGCCCGACAGGGGGTGCGCGTGAACGCTCTGTGCCCCGGACCCGTCAACACCCCGCTGCTGCAGGAGCTCTTCGCCAAAGACCCCGAGCGCGCACAGCGCCGACTCGTGCACGTGCCGATGGGGCGCTTCGCGGAGCCGTCGGAGCTGGCCGCCGCCGTGGCCTTCCTCGCCTCGGACGACTCGTCGTTCATCACCGCCAGCGCCTTCGTCGTCGACGGCGGCATCACCAACGCCTACGTCACCCCGCTGTGA